A stretch of the Streptomyces sp. NBC_01428 genome encodes the following:
- the ftsE gene encoding cell division ATP-binding protein FtsE yields the protein MIRFDNVSKVYPKQTRPALRDVSLEVERGEFVFLVGSSGSGKSTFLRLVLREERCSHGQVHVLGKDLARISNWKVPQMRRQLGTVFQDFRLLPNKTVAENVAFAQEVIGKSRGEIRKSVPQVLDLVGLGGKEDRMPGELSGGEQQRVAIARAFVNRPKLLIADEPTGNLDPQTSVGIMKLLDRINRTGTTVVMATHDQNIVDQMRKRVIELEQGRLVRDQARGVYGYQH from the coding sequence GTGATCCGATTCGACAACGTCTCCAAGGTCTACCCCAAGCAGACCCGCCCCGCCCTCAGGGATGTCTCCCTGGAGGTCGAGCGCGGAGAATTCGTGTTCCTCGTGGGCTCCTCCGGCTCCGGAAAGTCCACCTTCCTGCGACTGGTCCTCCGCGAGGAGCGGTGCAGCCACGGTCAGGTGCACGTCCTGGGCAAGGACCTCGCGCGCATCTCCAACTGGAAGGTGCCGCAGATGCGCCGCCAGCTGGGGACCGTGTTCCAGGACTTCCGTCTCCTGCCCAACAAGACGGTCGCCGAGAACGTGGCCTTCGCCCAGGAGGTCATCGGCAAGTCCCGCGGCGAGATCCGCAAGTCCGTGCCCCAGGTGCTCGACCTCGTCGGCCTGGGCGGCAAGGAGGACCGGATGCCCGGCGAGCTGTCCGGCGGTGAGCAGCAGCGTGTGGCCATCGCGAGAGCCTTCGTGAACCGGCCCAAGCTCCTCATCGCGGACGAGCCGACCGGAAACCTCGACCCGCAGACCTCCGTCGGCATCATGAAGCTGCTCGACCGGATCAACCGGACGGGCACCACCGTGGTGATGGCGACCCACGACCAGAACATCGTGGACCAGATGCGCAAGCGCGTCATCGAGCTGGAGCAGGGCCGACTCGTCCGCGACCAGGCACGCGGCGTCTACGGCTACCAGCACTGA
- the prfB gene encoding peptide chain release factor 2 → MAVVDVSEELKSLSSTMESIEAVLDLDKLRADVAVLEEQAAAPSLWDDPDEAQKITSKLSHLQAEVRKAEALRGRIDDLSVLFEMAEEEDDPDTRAEAETELTAVKKALDEMEVRTLLSGEYDSREAVVTIRAEAGGVDASDFAEKLQRMYLRWAERHGYKTELYETSYAEEAGIKSTTFAVHVPYAYGTLSVEQGTHRLVRISPFDNQGRRQTSFAGVEILPVVEQTDHIEIDESELRIDVYRSSGPGGQGVNTTDSAVRLTHLPTGIVVSCQNERSQIQNKASAMNVLQAKLLERRRQEEQARMDALKGDGGNSWGNQMRSYVLHPYQMVKDLRTEFEVGNPEAVFGGEIDGFLEAGIRWRKQQEK, encoded by the coding sequence GTGGCAGTCGTCGATGTATCCGAAGAGCTCAAGTCCCTCTCCTCGACCATGGAGTCGATCGAGGCCGTCCTGGACCTCGACAAGCTGAGGGCAGATGTCGCCGTGCTCGAGGAGCAGGCGGCCGCGCCGTCCCTGTGGGACGACCCCGACGAGGCGCAGAAGATCACCAGCAAGCTGAGCCACCTCCAGGCGGAGGTCAGGAAGGCCGAGGCGCTCCGCGGACGCATCGACGATCTGAGTGTGCTCTTCGAGATGGCCGAGGAGGAGGACGACCCGGACACCCGCGCCGAGGCCGAGACCGAGCTCACGGCCGTCAAGAAGGCGCTGGACGAGATGGAGGTCCGCACCCTCCTGTCCGGCGAGTACGACTCCCGCGAGGCCGTCGTCACCATCCGCGCCGAGGCCGGCGGCGTCGACGCCTCCGACTTCGCCGAGAAGCTCCAGCGCATGTACCTGCGCTGGGCGGAGCGCCACGGCTACAAGACGGAGCTGTACGAGACCTCGTACGCGGAAGAGGCGGGCATCAAGTCCACCACCTTCGCCGTCCACGTCCCGTACGCCTACGGCACGCTCTCCGTCGAGCAGGGCACCCACCGTCTCGTGCGCATCTCTCCCTTCGACAACCAGGGGCGTCGCCAGACCTCGTTCGCCGGTGTCGAGATCCTGCCCGTCGTCGAGCAGACCGACCACATCGAGATCGACGAGTCGGAACTGCGCATCGACGTGTACCGCTCGTCCGGTCCGGGCGGCCAGGGCGTCAACACCACGGACTCCGCGGTGCGCCTGACCCACCTGCCCACCGGCATCGTCGTCTCCTGCCAGAACGAGCGGTCGCAGATCCAGAACAAGGCCTCGGCGATGAACGTGCTGCAGGCCAAGCTGCTGGAGCGGCGCCGCCAGGAGGAGCAGGCCAGGATGGACGCCCTCAAGGGCGACGGCGGCAACTCCTGGGGCAACCAGATGCGTTCGTACGTCCTGCACCCGTACCAGATGGTCAAGGACCTCCGCACCGAGTTCGAAGTCGGCAACCCCGAGGCCGTGTTCGGTGGCGAGATCGACGGCTTCCTGGAGGCCGGAATTCGCTGGCGCAAGCAGCAGGAGAAGTAA
- a CDS encoding serine/threonine-protein kinase produces the protein MARKIGSRYTANQILGRGSAGTVWLGEGPEGPVAIKLLREDLASDQELVGRFVQERTALLGLDDPHVVAVRDLVVDGNDLALVMDLVRGTDLRTRLDRERRLAPESAVAIVADVADGLAAAHAAGVVHRDVKPENVLLDMQGPLGPGGSHPALLTDFGVAKLIDSPRRTRATKIIGTPDYLAPEIIEGLPPRAAVDIYALATVLYELLAGFTPFGGGHPGAVLRRHVTETVVPLPGIPDELWQLIVQCLAKAPASRLRASELGARLREQLPLLAGMPPLDVDSPDAEGEEADEERQENDESAEPAEPAAERVRRGAVPLVPGAAPDSNRDTHTSMRVPAPDELAGGARGTARAPRAAGAPRPGSARHRASARRRRITLGAAAVALVAAVGVGTWLATSGDDAGANPQDTKNSAPSSP, from the coding sequence TTGGCACGCAAGATCGGCAGCCGGTACACCGCGAACCAGATCCTGGGGCGGGGGAGCGCCGGCACGGTGTGGCTGGGCGAGGGACCCGAGGGTCCCGTCGCCATCAAGCTGCTGCGCGAGGACCTGGCGTCCGACCAGGAGCTCGTGGGGCGCTTCGTGCAGGAGCGCACCGCCCTGCTCGGTCTCGACGACCCCCACGTGGTGGCGGTCCGTGACCTGGTCGTCGACGGCAACGACCTCGCCCTCGTCATGGACCTCGTCCGCGGCACCGACCTGCGCACCCGGCTCGACCGGGAGCGCAGGCTCGCCCCCGAGTCGGCCGTCGCGATCGTCGCCGACGTCGCCGACGGGCTGGCCGCCGCGCACGCCGCCGGTGTCGTCCACCGCGACGTGAAGCCCGAGAACGTCCTGCTCGACATGCAGGGTCCGCTCGGCCCGGGCGGATCCCACCCCGCCCTCCTCACCGACTTCGGTGTGGCCAAGCTCATCGACTCCCCGCGCCGCACCCGGGCCACGAAGATCATCGGCACCCCGGACTACCTGGCCCCCGAGATCATCGAGGGACTGCCGCCGCGCGCCGCCGTCGACATCTACGCCCTGGCCACCGTGCTCTACGAGCTGCTCGCCGGGTTCACGCCCTTCGGCGGCGGCCATCCCGGCGCCGTCCTGCGCCGCCACGTCACGGAGACCGTCGTCCCGCTCCCCGGCATCCCGGACGAGCTGTGGCAGCTCATCGTGCAGTGCCTCGCCAAGGCGCCCGCCTCCCGGCTGCGCGCTTCCGAGCTGGGAGCCCGGCTCCGGGAGCAGCTGCCGCTGCTGGCCGGGATGCCGCCGCTGGACGTGGACTCGCCGGACGCGGAGGGCGAGGAGGCGGACGAGGAGCGCCAGGAGAACGACGAGAGCGCGGAGCCGGCGGAGCCCGCCGCGGAGCGGGTGCGGCGCGGGGCCGTGCCGCTGGTGCCGGGGGCCGCGCCCGACTCGAACCGCGACACCCACACCTCGATGCGGGTGCCGGCGCCCGACGAACTGGCCGGCGGCGCCCGCGGCACCGCGCGGGCGCCCCGGGCCGCCGGCGCCCCCAGGCCCGGGTCCGCACGGCACCGTGCCTCCGCCCGGCGGCGGCGGATCACGCTGGGGGCCGCGGCGGTCGCGCTCGTCGCCGCGGTGGGGGTCGGCACCTGGCTCGCGACCTCCGGCGACGACGCCGGCGCGAACCCCCAGGACACCAAGAACTCGGCCCCGTCGTCCCCGTGA
- the ftsX gene encoding permease-like cell division protein FtsX, which translates to MRAQFVLSEIGVGLRRNLTMTFAVVVSVALSLALFGGSLLMSDQVNTMKGYWYDKVNVSIFLCNKSDAESDPNCAKGAVTADQKKQILADLDKMTVVQKVAYESSDQAYKHYKEQFGDSPLASSLTPDQMQESYRIKLQDPEKYQVIATAFDGRDGVQSVQDQKGILDNLFGLLNGMNWAARAVMAMMLVVALMLIVNTVRVSAFSRRRETGIMRLVGASGFYIQAPFIAEAAVAGLIGGGVACGFLLIARYFIIDHGLALSEKLNLINFIGWDAVLTKLPLILATSLLMPALAAFFALRKYLKV; encoded by the coding sequence ATGCGCGCGCAGTTCGTTCTGTCGGAGATCGGTGTCGGTCTCCGCCGCAACCTGACCATGACCTTCGCGGTCGTCGTCTCGGTCGCCCTCTCGCTCGCCCTGTTCGGCGGGTCGCTCCTGATGAGCGACCAGGTGAACACCATGAAGGGCTACTGGTACGACAAGGTCAACGTCTCGATCTTCCTCTGCAACAAGAGCGACGCCGAGTCCGACCCCAACTGCGCCAAGGGCGCGGTGACCGCCGACCAGAAGAAGCAGATCCTCGCCGACCTGGACAAGATGACCGTCGTCCAGAAGGTCGCGTACGAGTCCTCGGACCAGGCGTACAAGCACTACAAGGAGCAGTTCGGCGACTCCCCGCTGGCCAGCAGCCTCACGCCGGACCAGATGCAGGAGTCGTACCGGATCAAGCTCCAGGACCCGGAGAAGTACCAGGTCATCGCCACCGCCTTCGACGGCCGGGACGGCGTGCAGTCCGTGCAGGACCAGAAGGGCATCCTGGACAACCTCTTCGGGCTCCTCAACGGTATGAACTGGGCCGCGCGCGCGGTGATGGCGATGATGCTCGTCGTCGCGCTGATGCTGATCGTCAACACCGTCCGCGTCTCGGCGTTCAGCCGGCGCCGCGAGACCGGCATCATGCGCCTCGTCGGCGCCTCCGGCTTCTACATCCAGGCGCCGTTCATCGCGGAGGCCGCGGTCGCCGGACTCATCGGCGGCGGTGTCGCCTGCGGGTTCCTGCTGATCGCCCGGTACTTCATCATCGACCACGGACTCGCGCTGTCCGAGAAGCTGAACCTGATCAACTTCATCGGCTGGGACGCGGTGTTGACCAAGCTGCCGCTCATCCTCGCGACGAGCCTGCTGATGCCGGCGCTGGCCGCGTTCTTCGCGTTGCGCAAGTACCTGAAGGTGTGA